A window of Glycine soja cultivar W05 chromosome 2, ASM419377v2, whole genome shotgun sequence genomic DNA:
TAGGAGCAGTGTTAGACAGATCCTTAGTAGTTTAGGAAGATTAGGAGGGTTAGGGCATTGAATACTCTCATTATAACCATTATTATAGGTTAAAAGTGGAGATATAGATTATTTTTCCAATTAGAAATAGCCATATTGTTATTTGAGAAACTTTAATCTCACGTAGGTATTGCCTATGGTAGGCACTACAATCAGAATTTGGAGTGGCAggtgtaaattatatttaatggtaTTTAATGGCAGATACATCAAAGTTATATTAATACTATGGATAAGTCCTAGAAAACACAGAATAGCAAGTGATCAATCTCAAAGTTTTGGATACCTATAATTTCTTATTATAGTGCTGATCAAGATGCTTATTGTAAAGCTTCAATTCAGTTATCGGAAAATACAATATGGGGCTAGTTTTCGAAAAATACAATATGCAGTATAGTCTCATATTAAAGCGGAAACACTAAGATAGAAAATACAGAATAATCTTAAATTCAAACACAAGCTTTTGACCGGCTGACAAGCAACAATCTAGGCAATAATATCTAGACCACAAGCTGTATCTCTGTAATAACTTACtcaaatttttcaaatttggacAGACGATAATATCTAGACCACAAGCTGTCGTCGAAAAACCTGAATTGAAACAGAATAAACAGCAGTAATGGAAAAAACCCCATTGAAGCAACTGCGTAAGAAACCCACTTGGAGGTGTGATCAAATATCAAAAAGGAGGCTGCTGTAAAAGCCACAACCATAGCAACAACAGAGATAAAAAGTAACACGGGCCCAAAAGTCAAGCTCGGATGTAGTGATTTGACAAATTCGCGTTGTCCGAATCTCAATGAAGTGAAATTTGACAAGAAAGAGAGTATTGACGCTGAAGAAGCAAATAATGCAACTGCATTTGTGAATATGAAGACAACAAACCACGCATTGGTCTTTTCACCTGGAACGGTGAGAGCAGCGGCAAATGCTACCGTGGCCACAAGTATTGCCACAATCATGCCCGAGTTGGCTATTTCTTTGGAATCATCTTTAATCTTGTCAGATAAATCCTCGTGTTGATCATAAAATACCTCCTCTGGTGTCTTGCCTTTGTCGTTCACCATTGTGTTGTAGCTGAATTCATGAAATTTCTTCTCGATTTCCTATGCACACATatacatcaaattaaaaatatttagaaaataatattaatataattaattaaacaaaataagtattttatcgtcttttctataaataattttacataaataattagaataaaaataatctggatattaaaatcaaattacaaaaaaaattatgtaaataatttaaatatttatgaaatttaattataaattggtagaataaaaataaaatatctaaattattcaaaataaaaacatataaaataatataaaataaaatttaaaatatttatatattcaatattttttaatttataaattttaataatctaaaaaaaataactattaactaataaattttttttatttttcacttcatAAGTTCCATATCAACTTCAATTTAGTTGTTAACAACCTAAATAAGTTCCTGTCAACTTCAATATGACAAATCAAAGTGTTGACTGACGAAAATATCAAAAttgctaattttaaaaaataagaaaactaaatgtcttaatttaaaaataaggaattaaaattacaatttaaccataaaaaaatcatacattatAAACTCAATACATGTTCAAGGCATGAGGTATTACcttattaattgataaatttaatataattaaccaAATTAATCACTTTTCTTAAAGAGTGTGAATTATTTGAAAAGATCTTATATATAGGGATGAAAGTATTATTTTCTAAGAAATACAATTTTaacaagtttaaatatatttttaatctcttaaatttatttatttttttgttttgatccctcaattaaaaatttatttattttttgttccgAATCGAATTTGCGAAATGTTGTTTTATTGATTCTCCAAAAGTGAagttgagggactaaaaataatatttaacgaCTTTAAGAGGCtaaaaagagtattttttttaaaaaaaataggggaCCAAAACCAAAAGTATACTTAAGtcatattaaaatattcaaagtaAATAATTGTTAGAGTACAACATATTTAACGTTTCAAATgcctcttaattaaaaaaaaagttacaaatgcatttctattataatttttaatgaataattttagttaaaatataaaaatgttatttggaCACTCAAAATGTTAGTGACATTTAGTAGGAGaaggataaaagagataaaaacatAAGTATGATATATGATGTAATAGgagaaaagcaataaaaataaGTCTTGAATGTTAATTAAGTGTAAAAAAATATGgtattaaaaaatcattgttcTTTAGATATTTATATAGTTTAACCATTATTCTAAaaacaattgataaaaaaattttcaaaatatattacaataatgaacaaatattacatataatatgatgatttctatttttaattaaattttactagTTTTAACCCCTTAAAATCAGTCTTGTTAACAAAACcctaaaatttatgtaatttttaaactaaGATTGCTCCATTTTTTAGtccacaattttttatattttaatttttattccctcccttttttttataatttttagtttttcattaattttttgtgaacatttttagtcccttattttttttctctttttagtctttcattttgtattgctaaaaatgaatttttgttttgttaatttttaatcctttctttactttatatttaaaactaattttgagtaataaaaataatgagaaactaaaaataattagaaaatagaGAGACCAAGAGTTTTGAGGAAAATTCACCTTAAACCATGCGAGATCATTTTGCATTTCCACCTTTGCGTTTCTTAATAGATGTGACGAAGATTGCTGCTTCGCAGCAGCTAAGTGTAGAACGTTGTTACCTTTATTGTCGACCCCTCCCAGTACAAGGTTATCTTCTCTGGATGTGAAacctaaaataatgtttttattaataaatgtgaatttttgtcaacatatataatttttttgctttatacaGATGATGAGTCTTGTCTTCATACCTTGTATATAGGAAACAATGCTACGTTGGCGACATAAAACAGCCTTATGCAGTAGGCTCATTCCATCGCTGTCCTTTATGGTCATGAGCACTTCActattatttccaataaggcgTTTTAAAGCGTCAAGGTTTCCTGATTTCACTAAAGAAAACCACACCGTACAATCCTCCATTTTATTAACGCCCCAATATAATCGCTCAAGCAATTTCAGACCCTCTTGCCCCTCTTCTCTCCTCTCTACTTTGTCTAGCCACAAGCATAACATTTAACatgaaaaaacaataaaataaaaattttaatcttataCCAAGCattcctttttgtttccatttctatattttaattccAACATGAGAACATAAAAGTGTAAGATCACCAGGGCAACAttaatttgtctttttagaCTAACTT
This region includes:
- the LOC114400939 gene encoding ankyrin repeat-containing protein At5g02620-like isoform X2; the encoded protein is MEVHGDDDPVVMVVPNHSEDSNIEITISPESDHIPSQSHEQTPVAASPQLDGNGGVNEITPEDLSSLKRKVYVYALRDMWLEAQPIFQNNPNMLRIPLTANRDDTALNVAVSGRSTTFVEGLVSLMSPEDLIIPRISPMDTHIGGPWFKMDESNEYESESNESNEYEYESESNEYESMDDSMAYNHIERLFFTTIEKNTFGPALKLLEKYPTQLGLARDDQRNCQKALKMLARKPSVILNKVERREEGQEGLKLLERLYWGVNKMEDCTVWFSLVKSGNLDALKRLIGNNSEVLMTIKDSDGMSLLHKAVLCRQRSIVSYIQGFTSREDNLVLGGVDNKGNNVLHLAAAKQQSSSHLLRNAKVEMQNDLAWFKEIEKKFHEFSYNTMVNDKGKTPEEVFYDQHEDLSDKIKDDSKEIANSGMIVAILVATVAFAAALTVPGEKTNAWFVVFIFTNAVALFASSASILSFLSNFTSLRFGQREFVKSLHPSLTFGPVLLFISVVAMVVAFTAASFLIFDHTSKWVSYAVASMGFFPLLLFILFQFRFFDDSLWSRYYRLSKFEKFE
- the LOC114400939 gene encoding ankyrin repeat-containing protein At5g02620-like isoform X3, which gives rise to MWLEAQPIFQNNPNMLRIPLTANRDDTALNVAVSGRSTTFVEGLVSLMSPEDLIIPRISPMDTHIGGPWFKMDESNEYESESNESNEYEYESESNEYESMDDSMAYNHIERLFFTTIEKNTFGPALKLLEKYPTQLGLARDDQRNCQKALKMLARKPSVILNKVERREEGQEGLKLLERLYWGVNKMEDCTVWFSLVKSGNLDALKRLIGNNSEVLMTIKDSDGMSLLHKAVLCRQRSIVSYIQGFTSREDNLVLGGVDNKGNNVLHLAAAKQQSSSHLLRNAKVEMQNDLAWFKEIEKKFHEFSYNTMVNDKGKTPEEVFYDQHEDLSDKIKDDSKEIANSGMIVAILVATVAFAAALTVPGEKTNAWFVVFIFTNAVALFASSASILSFLSNFTSLRFGQREFVKSLHPSLTFGPVLLFISVVAMVVAFTAASFLIFDHTSKWVSYAVASMGFFPLLLFILFQFRFFDDSLWSRYYRLSKFEKFE
- the LOC114400939 gene encoding ankyrin repeat-containing protein At5g02620-like isoform X1; protein product: MEVHGDDDPVVMVVPNHSEDSNIEITISPESDHIPSQSHEQTPVAASPQLDGNGGVNEITPEDLSSLKRKVYVYALRDMWLEAQPIFQNNPNMLRIPLTANRDDTALNVAVSGRSTTFVEGLVSLMSPEDLIIPRISPMDTHIGGPWFKMDESNEYESESNESNEYEYESESNEYESMDDSMAYNHIERLFFTTIEKNTFGPALKLLEKYPTQLGLARDDQRNCQKALKMLARKPSVILNKVERREEGQEGLKLLERLYWGVNKMEDCTVWFSLVKSGNLDALKRLIGNNSEVLMTIKDSDGMSLLHKAVLCRQRSIVSYIQGFTSREDNLVLGGVDNKGNNVLHLAAAKQQSSSHLLRNAKVEMQNDLAWFKEIEKKFHEFSYNTMVNDKGKTPEEVFYDQHEDLSDKIKDDSKEIANSGMIVAILVATVAFAAALTVPGEKTNAWFVVFIFTNAVALFASSASILSFLSNFTSLRFGQREFVKSLHPSLTFGPVLLFISVVAMVVAFTAASFLIFDHTSKWVSYAVASMGFFPLLLFILFQFRFFDDSLWSRYYRLSKFEKFE